The following coding sequences are from one Eptesicus fuscus isolate TK198812 chromosome 7, DD_ASM_mEF_20220401, whole genome shotgun sequence window:
- the TMBIM4 gene encoding protein lifeguard 4 isoform X2 has product MADSDPRYPRSSIEDDFNYGSCVASASVHIRMAFLRKVYTILSLQVLLTTVTSAFFLYFESIRTFVHESPALILVFAIGSLGSIFALILHRHKHPLNLYLLFGFTLLEALTVACVVTFYDVYIILQAFVLTTAVFLGLTMYTLQSKKDFSKFGAGYFFIVRQWNWLWLL; this is encoded by the exons ATGGCCGACTCCGATCCCCGCTACCCCCGCTCCTCCATCGAGGACGACTTCAACTATGGCAGCTGCGTGGCCTCCGCCAGCGTACACATCCGCATGG cctTTCTAAGAAAAGTCTACACCATCCTTTCTCTGCAAGTTCTCTTAACTACAGTGACATCTGCATTTTTTTTATACTTCGAGTCTATACGGACATTTGTACATGAAAG TCCTGCCTTAATTTTGGTGTTTGCCATTGGATCTTTGGGTTCAATTTTTGCATTGATTCTACACAGACATAAGCATCCCCTTAACCTGTACCTGCTTTTTGGATTT acaCTGTTGGAAGCTCTGACTGTGGCCTGTGTTG ttaCTTTCTATGATGTGTATATTATTCTCCAAGCTTTTGTATTGACTACTGCAGTATTTCTTGGTTTGACTATGTATACTCTACAATCTAAGAAAGATTTCAGCAAATTTGGAGCAGG